The following nucleotide sequence is from Brachyspira suanatina.
GAATCAATAGATGCTTGTAATGAACATGGTATAGCTATGATATTTACTGGAATAAGACATTTTAAACATTAATAAGTTATTGATTGTAATTTCAAAGCGAAGTTAATTTTCATTAGCTTCGCTTTTTTATAGATTAAAATTTTTAATAAAGGGAAAAAGATATTTTTTAATTATTTTAAACTTGATGAAAGCTGAAAATATCCAGCATGAGTAAGATTATTGATATTAGTAAATCCCAATTTATACATACGCATACAAGCTGCACCTGAACGGCTTCCGCTTGCACAATAAACTATATACTCTTTATTTTTATCTAATTTTGACATTTTTTCATTGAATTTAGAATCGTCTAAAGGAATATTTATACTGTTTTTTATGTATCCGCTTTGCTGAACTTCCATATAGCTTCTTACATCTATTAAACCTATATCTTTATTGTTTTTATAAATTGAGACAGCATCATTTAGATTTATGTTTTTAAATTTTCCTTTACTTCTTATATTGAATATAATTTTTCTTGCTGCGCTTAATATTATAAAAGTTAATATAAGACCAATTATTAAAGTTAATGTATTACTCATTTTGTAAATACTCCCTGTATGTATATTAATATTATAACATACAGGGAAGTAAATTTCAATTAATTTATTTAAAAGTTTTATACATTATGGAAATCATCTAAATCATAAGCATCATTCCAAAATTTATATTCCCAAATAAATGCTATATCAAAAACAGCTATCATTTTTTCTTTTACAGCTAAAGAAGCATTATCGTATAAATTATCTAGAATTTTAATCATATATTCTGTTGCCTTAGAGAATTCCTCATCAGCATAAGTATCAATCCATTTTCTATACGGATTATTTTCAACTTCTGCATTCGCTTTTATGTATTTGCCCAATTCATTATATATCCAAAAACAAGGCAGTATAGATGAAGCGGCAGTTTCAAAAGCTTCAGTATGAGCAGTATTAATAAGAAAACTTGTATACCCTAAATTAGCAGTTGTAATTTTATTTGTATTTTCAAATTTAAAAGTATCTCTAAAGTATTTATGCACAATTTCTTCTTCTACTATATAAGAGTTGATAGATGATTTCAAAAAAACTAATGCATAATCCACATTATGTATTTTTGAAGAAATTATAGCTAAAGCTTTAGAATAGTATTTCAAATATAAACTGTCTTGTTCTATATAGTATGAAAATTTATTTTTATCTAAACTTCCATCCATAAGCTCTTTATTGAAATTTGTATTAATTATTTTATTATATAGATCTTCATTTCTTTTCCACACTATTTCTGAAAATTTCATTTTTATTTCCTCTCATTCATTATAAAAGTATTATTTTTAAATATTATCATTTTATCATTTAAATATTATTTTTTAAATATCATTCTTCTAAATAAGCATAGTTGAATTTATATCTTCCCAAAGGCTCATCAACATAATTTTTAAGTTTAGGATTAACTATCAAAAAATCAGTTCTATATATAAATGGTATAATAGGAACTTCATCAAAAAGAATTGATTCAGCTTCTTTCAAAGCTTCCATTCTTTTTTGTGCATTTGTGGCAGTAGTGGCAAACTCTATCAAAGAATCATATCTTGCATTTGAAAATCCTCCGTAATTTATATCACTATAGCTAGTCATAATTTGAAGCATTGTAATAGGATCATTATAATCACCAGTCCAGCTTGTTCTAGCCATTTGATAATTTCCGGATTCTCTGAAAGGCAAAGTAATTTTTGATTCTTCTGTTCTAACCATTACATCTATATTAAGAGTATTTTTCCACATTTGCTGAATTGCTTCCAAAACAGTAGTATAAAATCCAGATGATACTTTTACTTCTAAAATTGGAAAATTTTCTCCATTAGGATATCCTGCTTCGGCTAATAATTTTTTTGCTTCTTCTACATTATTACTATAATTGTTTGCTATGATATAATTACTGCTTTCCTCTCTGAAGGATTTTTCAAGTCCTTTTACAACAGGAGGGACAAATGCTTCTGCTGGTATTAATTTACCGTATCCTATATTTGATACTATGTAGTTTCTATCTATTGCAAGAGATAATGCTTTTCTTACTCTTTTATCAGACAATGTTTTATCTTTATTATTTAAATCCAAATAATAAACTCCTATAATATCACTTACAGCCATTAAATTATCATTTATTAAATTTTCTATTTCACCAATAGGAGGGGCATTTATAGAAAAATCAACATCTCCTGTTCTTACGGCATTAAGTGAAATATATTCATCAGCTATCAAAACAAAATTAATTTTTTTAGCTACTTGATTAGTATAATTCCAATAATTAGTATTTATTTCAAAAGCAAGCAGTTCATCAGGTTTTCTTTCTACCATTTTGTATGCTCCGTTTCCTATATAAGTTTCAGGATTCCAAGTCCAATCATCACCGTATTTTTCTATTATATCCTTTCTTACAGGCATATAAACTCCTCCGGAAGCTAGTATATCTGTAAAGTATAGTGTAGGTGCTTCAAGTTCTATTGTAAGAGTATTTTCATCTATTGCATTTACTCCTAGATTTTCTACGGACTGTTTCCCTCTTATTATATCTTTTGCATTTTTTATATATTCCATTAAATAACTTATAGGTGATGCAGTTTTCGGATCAACAGCTCTTCTATAGGAATATACAAAATCATCGGCTGTAACTTTTTTACCGTCGCTCCATTTGGCATCATCTCTTAAATGAAATGTATATGTAAGGCTGTCATCGCTTATCTCCCATTTGTCAGAAACGCCTCCTACAATATTTCCGTTTATATCCTTATTAAGAAGTCCTTCAAATGCATGATTAATATAAATATATCCGTAAGTTTCATCATTCAAAGCCGGGTCTATAGTATTAAGTTCATAGCCGAGATTTACATTGATTTCGTCTTTGATATTTTTTGTTTGTTTTTTGCAAGATATAAAAAATGCAAATAAAATTAATAGAATAATAAATGTTTGTTTTGAAGTCATAAAAAGCTCCTTTAAATTAAAATAGAAAATAGAGATTTTTATAACACCGTTTGTCTTGTTTATTTTAGATAATTTAATAAAACAAGACCAACTTTAGAAAAGGTCTCATTTTATTAAAAGTATAAAGAAAATAATAAAAGAGATAATTCCCTACGCTGGCATTACCCAAACAGGTTATAAGGGTCGAAGTTTTTATAAAAAATAATTATGTAAACTTCCTCTCAGCCTTTTCAAGCTCCCCAAGTTGAAAAAATGATATAATATATTTTATTTTTTTCAATAACAAATTATTATTTTTTATTATTGCTAATAAAAATTGTTCGCTCTAAGGCTCTGTCAAGTAAACTTGCCAGAGGTTCACAATTTTTATAATTGGCTTTACAATATTTAAAAATTATTATTATTTATTATTGTTATGCTTATCTACGAAGTCTGCTTTTCTATGTTGCCTAAATAATATTATCAATAAAATTTATATAATGATATTGTTAAGTTTTAAAGCGATAATAAAAATTATTTGCTCTATATCGTGTATATACTAAAAATTTTAGAGTTTGTTAATTTTTTTGTTGTTCTTTTTCCCGCCGTAAAAAGAACCAAAAAGTGCAAGGATAAAATTAGTACTAAATCATACTAAAAATTGTTTTACATGTAATATAAATTATCAATTTAAGCTAAAATATAGCCCTTCGCCGCAGGCGGGCTGTGCCTGCTTCTTTGTGGCAACAAAAGAAGTGGGATATGGGGCAAAGCCCCATATATTAAAAAGAAAATATAATTTTAATTTTGACAAAATATAGTTGTAGTTGTTTAGGTATAACTTAAAAGGCTATGCCAAATAAACTTTTAAACGTTGATGATTTTATGACTAGCTTTCTACTTTATTTAT
It contains:
- a CDS encoding peptide ABC transporter substrate-binding protein is translated as MTSKQTFIILLILFAFFISCKKQTKNIKDEINVNLGYELNTIDPALNDETYGYIYINHAFEGLLNKDINGNIVGGVSDKWEISDDSLTYTFHLRDDAKWSDGKKVTADDFVYSYRRAVDPKTASPISYLMEYIKNAKDIIRGKQSVENLGVNAIDENTLTIELEAPTLYFTDILASGGVYMPVRKDIIEKYGDDWTWNPETYIGNGAYKMVERKPDELLAFEINTNYWNYTNQVAKKINFVLIADEYISLNAVRTGDVDFSINAPPIGEIENLINDNLMAVSDIIGVYYLDLNNKDKTLSDKRVRKALSLAIDRNYIVSNIGYGKLIPAEAFVPPVVKGLEKSFREESSNYIIANNYSNNVEEAKKLLAEAGYPNGENFPILEVKVSSGFYTTVLEAIQQMWKNTLNIDVMVRTEESKITLPFRESGNYQMARTSWTGDYNDPITMLQIMTSYSDINYGGFSNARYDSLIEFATTATNAQKRMEALKEAESILFDEVPIIPFIYRTDFLIVNPKLKNYVDEPLGRYKFNYAYLEE
- a CDS encoding TenA family protein, with the protein product MKFSEIVWKRNEDLYNKIINTNFNKELMDGSLDKNKFSYYIEQDSLYLKYYSKALAIISSKIHNVDYALVFLKSSINSYIVEEEIVHKYFRDTFKFENTNKITTANLGYTSFLINTAHTEAFETAASSILPCFWIYNELGKYIKANAEVENNPYRKWIDTYADEEFSKATEYMIKILDNLYDNASLAVKEKMIAVFDIAFIWEYKFWNDAYDLDDFHNV
- a CDS encoding rhodanese-like domain-containing protein → MSNTLTLIIGLILTFIILSAARKIIFNIRSKGKFKNINLNDAVSIYKNNKDIGLIDVRSYMEVQQSGYIKNSINIPLDDSKFNEKMSKLDKNKEYIVYCASGSRSGAACMRMYKLGFTNINNLTHAGYFQLSSSLK